From the genome of Desulfonatronum sp. SC1:
GGAAAGCGGGTCAGCAGGCAGGCACGGGAGGGCTGGTCCGGGGCTTCGAGGCCGAACAGTGCCGAGGCTCGGCGGATGTCGGCCTTGGTCAGTTCCGCCCGGGCCAGGGGACTTTGGACGTTCAGCTCTTGGAGCGCCTTGCGCCCGGGGCGGTGGACCGCCAAGTCTTCGAGATGGGTCCCATCCATGACGAACCGTGACGATTCAGCGGCCATCTTCTGAAATATTGAAAACAGCGCCTTCTTGCACCAGTAGCAACGCTGGTGGGAGTTGCTCCGGACTTCAGGCTGATTGAGCGGATCGAACCGGATGATGCGCGGAGCCACGTTTTGGGCCTGTAACAACGCCATGGTCTGGCGCTGCTCCAGGGCAGACTGATGCGGTCCCACGGCATGCACGGCTTGGAAGTCCAGGTTCCAGAGCCGGGAAACATGTACCAGAAACCGACTGTCCACGCCACCGGACACCGCGATCAGGCCCGGCTGCAAGGCCTCCAACCGGGTGCGCAGGGTTTGGAGCTTGGCCTCCAAGGAAGAGTCGGTCACTCGGAGAAAATCGGCTCCTGGGGTTCGCCCAGGGTGAACGTTCCCTTTTCGATCCACTGCTTGAGAGTCTGGGCGATTTCCAGGGACAGCGTGTAGCTGGTCAAGGGCACTGTGGCCGTATCCCGGTCGTTCACGCGAATGGTGCCGGAACGCAGCTCGGCGTAGCTCACATGGCCGTGGTTCCGGGCCACGCCGTTGGGGTAGTCGTGGCCGTAGTCCACCACGGGGACCATGATGTCCGCGTCGCTGACCCCGGTGAACCAGGCCATTTCCTCGTCCAGGATCGGGATGGGAATGCCCAGTCCGACGTTCAGGGAGCAGCCGTAGCCCAGAAAGCTGATCCCGCGCAGATAGCGGGCCTGCATGCCCTTGAGGTCGCCCTTGACCATCAGGGTCCCGGAAGGGGTCAGGGGCAGGCCGCGTTCGGTGCGTTGCGGCTTGGGGTTGTGCTGAGTCCCGGCTCCGATCACCCAGCCCGTTCCACCTCCGAGAAAAATTTTCGTACCCAGGCCGATGGTCCGGAAAAAAGGATCGTTGAACAGCGGGCTCAGCGCTCCGGAGGTGGCGTAGTTGGCGTTGGCGCAGCGCGGCTTGAGCGGCCCCATGTAGGTGTAGATGACTTTTTCGCCGAAGTTCACCGCGCAGTTGTAGTTCTGGTAGGCGTTGCGGGGGTTGAGCAGGTCCGCGCTCCGGAAATCCCCCAGGGTGTATTCCCGTTCCAGGGTCTTGCGGGGGTAGCAGTCCGTTCCGTAGCCCGTGGCGCGCAACCGGACCTTTTTGCCTCGAAGCAGATCCTCGATCACATGGCCGCCGCCGTACTTAAAGCGCCCCGGAAAGACCTTGTTCAACGGGTCGTCCTCGGCTGGCTCCGTTGCTCCAAGAAAGGCGTCGGCCGCAGCGAGTCCGCCGTAGGCCGGAACATCGTTCA
Proteins encoded in this window:
- a CDS encoding homocysteine biosynthesis protein gives rise to the protein MSEPKKVKKTIREINDRISKGKAVVLTAREMIDAVKSMGKVKAAREVDVVTTGTFSPMCSSGLLFNIGQPEPPLIKASKVWLNDVPAYGGLAAADAFLGATEPAEDDPLNKVFPGRFKYGGGHVIEDLLRGKKVRLRATGYGTDCYPRKTLEREYTLGDFRSADLLNPRNAYQNYNCAVNFGEKVIYTYMGPLKPRCANANYATSGALSPLFNDPFFRTIGLGTKIFLGGGTGWVIGAGTQHNPKPQRTERGLPLTPSGTLMVKGDLKGMQARYLRGISFLGYGCSLNVGLGIPIPILDEEMAWFTGVSDADIMVPVVDYGHDYPNGVARNHGHVSYAELRSGTIRVNDRDTATVPLTSYTLSLEIAQTLKQWIEKGTFTLGEPQEPIFSE